One stretch of Manis pentadactyla isolate mManPen7 chromosome 10, mManPen7.hap1, whole genome shotgun sequence DNA includes these proteins:
- the NUPR2 gene encoding LOW QUALITY PROTEIN: nuclear protein 2 (The sequence of the model RefSeq protein was modified relative to this genomic sequence to represent the inferred CDS: substituted 1 base at 1 genomic stop codon), which produces MDAALLRSQAQAPAPPSEMCPLVISDEGPXDCLDYYYRRDFPAGGAGRNKGRTQRQRELRTSWPVPGGHERKIAQKLLNGQRKHRHRQLQLRARTRLS; this is translated from the coding sequence ATGGACGCGGCCCTTCTTAGATCCCAGGCTCAGGCTCCCGCACCGCCCTCCGAGATGTGTCCGCTTGTTATCTCTGACGAAGGGCCCTAAGACTGCCTGGATTACTACTACCGGCGCGATTTCCCGGCCGGCGGGGCCGGGCGCAATAAGGGTCGGACGCAACGCCAGCGGGAACTGCGCACCAGTTGGCCGGTGCCCGGCGGCCACGAGCGCAAGATCGCGCAGAAGCTCCTCAACGGCCAGCGCAAGCATCGCCACCGCCAGCTGCAGCTCAGGGCGCGCACTCGCCTCTCTTGA